Below is a window of bacterium DNA.
ACCCCGAACTTCTCGATGGCGGCGGTCAACTCGTACTCGTTGCCGAAACCCCAGTTCCCGACGATCTTGCCCTCCCAGTCGCTCGGAGAGGTGATGCCGGAGTCGGCCCACGACACCATCAGCGTCCCCGAACGCTGGAACACCTGGCCGACGTTCACCAGCCCGGCCTCCTCCTCGTTGGACACGAGGGCCTTGGGAACCCACGCCAGACCGAACTCGGCGCCTCCGGTCGCTACGACCTGCTGGGGAACGATCTCGACCGCGCCTTCGAGAATGGTCACGTCCAGTCCCTCGTCGGCGTAGAACCCCTGATCCACAGCCGCGTAGTAGCCGGCGAACTGCGCCTGTGCCACCCATTGCAGCTGCAGGTTGATCGGGGTCAGCTCGTCGTCCTCGGTGGCGCAGGCGCCGGTGATCAACACCAGAACCGCCATCGTCGCAGTGAGTGTTCGTAGTCTCCTCATTGTGCCTCCCTTCATGTTGCTCCAGCACCCTCTTCCAATAAACACCCTTCGGGGAAACAACTAAGGATAGATGGATGCGGTCGGCGCGCTACCTGCAGAGGAGGGTTTATCTGCCGGCCACGCGCCCGCCTGCATCGCGTTGTTCAGGCGTTGCGTACCGACACGTGCCAGGGGATGACCCGTCGCTCGATCAACACCACGATGTTGTAGAGAGCGATTCCGAACAAGGAAGCCAGCACGATGGCGGCCCAGGCCTCCTCGAACTGCAGCAGACCCGCCTTGGTGGTGATGTACTGGCCGAGCCGTTCCTGGGAGCCCCCGAAGAACTCCTTGACGATGGCGCCGATGAGGCTGAGCGCGGCGGCGACCTTCAGCGCAGAGAACAGATACGGGGTTGCATGCGGGAATTGCAGCTTCCAGAGGGTGGCGAGCCGACCGGCCGCGTAGGACTCCATCAGCTCGATCTCGGAGGCCTCGACCGAGAGGAGCCCCCGGACGAGGTTGATCATGACCGGGAAGAACACCAGGATCGCGACGACGAAGATCGAGCCGAAGGGGCTGCGGAGTCCGAACCAGGAGTTGGCGATCGGCGCCAATACGACGATCGGCGTGGAGTTGGCCGCGATCGCGAAGGGAAGGGCGCCGTCACGCACGAAGCTCCACCGGGCAGCCGCCAAGGCTGTGAAGACCGCGAGGAAGCCGCCCAGCAGTAGGCCGGCCAGCGCGGTGGAGAACGTACCAGCCCCGGCGGTGAGCAGGTCGGAGGTCTCGGTGGCGAAGGTGGCGGCGATCGCCGTGGGCGCCGGGAGGATGAAACCCTTGATGTCGAAGGCTCTGACCATGCCTTCCCACACGATCAGCCCGCCGACGAAGATGCCGATGGCGGGAAGCCGGAAGTAGAGCTTCCGGAGGAACTCCGGCCGGTTGGTCAAGCGTCCTCCACGGCTCTCAGCCCCTCTCGGACGCCGGTGAGCAACTCGAAGAAGCGCTGGTCCTCGCGGGTCTCGTAGGCCCGCGGCTCCGGGAGGTCGATGTCGACCACTTCGGTGATGGTTCCCGGACGGGGCGACATGATGACGACACGGCTCGACAGGAAGACCGCCTCGGGAATGGAATGGGTCACGAACACCACGGTCGTCCCCGTCTCGGCGCGGATGCGAAGCAACTCCGACTGCATCCGCTCGCGGGTCATCTCGTCCAGGGCGCCGAACGGCTCGTCCATCAGGAGTATGGAGGGCTTGAAGGCCAGCGCCCTCGCGATCGCGACCCGCTGCTGCATCCCGCCCGACAGCTGCCAGGGGTAATGGTTGGCGAACCGGTCGAGCTGGACCAGCTCCAGCATGGCGGCTGCCTGCCGGGAACGCTCGGCTGCGTCCATCCCCATGATCTCCAGGGGCAGTTCCACGTTGGCCTGCACCCTCCTCCACTCAAGAAGCGTGGCGGACTGGAATACCATCCCGTAGTCACGGTCGAGCCGGGCCCGAGCGGGAGTCTTGCCGTTGACCAACACGGTCCCGGAGGAAGGCGGGGTGAGGTCTCCGATCAGGCGCAGGAGGGTCGACTTCCCGCACCCGGAAGGTCCGATGACGGAGATGAACTCTCCTCGCTCCGCCGACAGGTCGACCCCGTGGACGGCCCGCACCTCCTGGTCGGAGCCGGGGTTGAACACCTTCCCCACCCCGCGTAGCGCGAGCGCGCTCATGCGACCACCTCCTTCAGAGTCCGGCTCTGCGGGCCTGCTGCCTCGCTGAGGTCTTCCAGCCGCCGGGATGGCGGAATCAGGACTCTCTCGGCGAGGACCACGACGCCTACGAACCCGATCCCCACCAGCGACGCGACGAGTATCGAGGCGAAGAGCTTCTCCGGGGCTGCCGAGAAGGCCGCAGCGAAGTTCAGAATGGCCCGGCCCAGCCCGTCAGGCATGCTGGCGGGAAGCTCACCGACGATGGCGCCGATGATCGAGGCGGTGGCCGCGATCTTCAGGGCCGGAAACAGGTAGGGCAGGGCCGCCGGCACCTGGAGCTTCCACAGCACTTGGTTCGGGGTGGCCGCGTAGGACCGCATCAGTTCGGAGGCGGTGGCATCCGGGCTGCGCAGCCCGCGCAGCGTGTTGATGGCGACGGGGAAGAAGGCCAGGTAGGCGGAGACCACCGCCACGACCAGCCACCGGGTGACGTTCAGGCGACCGGCCCAGACCACGAGGATCGGAGCGATGGCCAGGATGGGTACCGTCTGGGAAGCGACCACGTGGGGCATGAGACCGCGCTCGGCGAGGGCGGATCGAACGAACAGCACCCCGAGGCCGAAACCCACCGCGCTTCCGAGGACGAACCCGAGGAGCGCCGAACGCCATGTGAAAAGAGCGGCCCGGAGGAGGACCAGTAACAGCATGTCGCCCCCGCGCCGCGCCGGACGCAGGAGGGCGATGACCACATCCCAGGTGTGGGGCATCGAACGCTCATTGGTGCGTACCGGTAGGGAGATGCCGGTGCCCGGCCAGACACCGCCCGTTGCGGTTCCCATCCACTTGTAGCCTTCCCACAGCGCGATGAGGACGGCCAGTATCCCGAGAAAGGACAGGAGCCGGCGGGCGTTAGGGCTCATCGCACCCAACGATCGCACCGTCGTGGCCGGCAAGGCAGGGCATGCGCCATCCCGGGCGCCCAGTCAGCGCCTCAGCCGGGCGCCGGTCATGTCGCCCGCTGACGGGCCTTCAATGCCCACAGCGTCACGGCGCCGGCTATGGCGGTGGCGACAACGGTCCCGGACACCAACGGCGCCGGCCGCGCCAGGGTCTGGAGACGTTTTCGCAGGTTCACCGGACTATCGAACTCGGCCACCGGCCAGCCACGCCCGGCCGCGACCTCCCGCAGGGCGCGGTCCGGGTTGACGGCCACCGGATGGCCCACCGCCTCCAGCATGGGGAGGTCGGTGACGCTGTCCGAGTAGGCGTAGCACCGGGCGAGGTCGATCCGCCATTCCCCGGCTAGCCGCCGGATGGCCTCGGCCTTGGCGGTCCCGCTGGCGTAGAAGGCCAGTTCACCGGCATAGCAACCCTCCTCGTCGACGGCTGAGCGGGTGGCGATGACATGGTCGACTCCGAGGTGGGCGGCCAGTGGTCGGGCCACCTCCTCGGGTGAGATGGACATGATGACCACCTCCCGGCCCTCCCGGCGGTGCTCGTCCATCAGGTCGAGGGCTTCTTCGTAGACCAGCGGAGCTACGACCTCGTCGATGGTTTCTTCGACGAGTTCCCGGATCCTCGAAGCCTCCATGCCTTTGGTCAGGCTCACCAGCTGGTCACGGAGCTTGTCCAGCTTCTGCTGATCCGCGCCGGCCATCCGGTAGATGACCTGGGCCGTCGCCGCTCTGAGCAGCGTCCGCCTCCGGAGCAGACCGGCCTTGTGAAGGGGTCGGGCAAAGGCGAGGGTGGACGACTTGGCAATGATCGTCTTGTCGAGATCGAAGAAGGCGACACCCGTTCTCACGGCGCCCATCTTACGGGAGAACGGTGCGATCCGGGAGCCATGAGGCCTATCGCGGCCCGGATCGAGCGGGCGAGAACGCGAAAAGATGGGGGTTACCAAGCTGTCCAAAGCTCGATATGTTAGCCATATGTTCACTAATGCTAACCAATATTCATCACGGTCCGGGACAGGGCGGTCACAAGGACCGCGGGCATGGTAGCCCTGGCCGTCCATACCCTCCACGACGATGTGCTCGGGATGCTGGCGCCGCTCGCGCTGGCATCCTTCCACCCCACGGCACTCGTGATCGACCTCGATCCGGAAGGCCTTCCCCTGCCGGGCCGCCGAACCCTGGCCGGCCTGGTTGAGGATGGCCCCACCCTCGCCGAACTGGTCTCCTCCAGGAAGGGACTGGCGGTACTCCCGCACGGAGGCGTGCACATCCCGGCAGCCATGGAGGTCGTCGGTGCCCTCGTCCAGTCCTGGCCGTGCGTGGTGGTGCGGACCCGTACCCCACTGGACGGCATGCCGTTCGTGCGGGTTGCGCCCCTCATCCCCGGCGTCGACACGCGGGTCTCGCCCCGGGTGTGGGTACGCACCGGAATCGGCCGGGTGGAGCCCGGGCCGGGGCCGGTTGTCGACGCCCCCTCCCGCTCCGCCTTCAACTCCGTGCCGGCCCGCCAGACCCCTTCCGGCCGGTGGTTGCGGTCGTGGGCACCGGTCTGGAGATGGCGATGGCAGTAGTCGAACGCGTTCTCCGGCGCGTGCTCGAGTCGGATGTCGAGTTGAGCCGGGATCAGGCCGAGGCCGAGGTGCGCAGGATCATGTCGGTGGAGTCGCCGCTGGCCTCCCCGGGAATCGTGGACGTGGTGGTCGACACTCTCGTCGGGATGGGGCCGATCGAGCCGCTCTTCCGGGACCCCGCAGTATCGGACGTGTTCGTCAACGGTCCCGACGAGGTCTGGGTGGAGCGTCGAGGGATCCTGGAGCCGACCGATGTCTCCTTCGCCGACGACGCGGCGGTCCTGGCTGCCGTCGAACGCACCATCGCCCCGCTGGGCCTGCGCCTCGACCGGGCCAGTCCCCTGGTGAGCGCCCGCCTTCCCGACGGCAGCCGCCTTCATGCCGTCGTCCCGCCGGTGTCGGTCGGCGGTCCGGTAGTCGCCATCCGTCGCTTCACCGCGGTGGCGCCCAGCCTTGACACCTTCGTCGATTGGGGTTCGATGACCGATGCCCAACGCACGGTGCTCGAACAGGCCGTGATCGACCGGAAGAACATCGTGGTCAGCGGCGGGACCGGAACCGGAAAGACGACCTTGCTGAACGCCCTGGCGGCGACGGTGCCGGTCGGCGAACGGATCGTGACCATCGAGGATGCCGCCGAGTTGAGTTTCGCCGGGCACGTGGTCCGGCTCGAAGCCCGCCCTCCCAACGCCGAGGGCCGCGGACGCGTCACACTTGCCGACCTGGTACGTACCGCTTTGCGGCTCCGACCGGACCGCATCATCGTCGGGGAGGTACGAGGCGCCGAGGCCCTCGACATGATCTCGGCCATGAACACGGGCCACGATGGGAGCCTGTCCACCGTCCACGCCAACGGCCCCGAGGACGCCCTCTGGCGGATCGAGACGCTGGCCCTGACCGGGAGTGAGGGGGTTGGCGAGACCGCCATCCGGCGCCAACTCCGCTCCGCTGTCGACCTTGTGGTGCACCTGAACCGCAGGAACGCCGGCCGCCGGGTGGAGACGATCGCCGAGGTCGGGCTCGACGGATGCCGGGAGACGGCATGCTGATCCTCGGGCTTGTGGCGATCGGTGTGGCGCTCCGGCCCCGGCGCTGGTGGGAGCCGCTGGCCCTGGGGGCCGCGGTGGTGTTGCCCTGGTGGGCCGGCCTGGCGGGAGTCGCAGCCGGTAGCTGGTTGGCCCTCCGCCGGAGCCGCCCCGATCCCTACCAGGAGGTCGCCTACCTGCAGGCTGTGAGCGCCGAGCTACGGGCGGGAAGGAGCCTCCGCCAGGCGCTGGTCGATGCCGCCAATCGTGCGCCCGACCTGGACCTGGCCCGGATGGCCCGCCTCTGCCGGTCCGGCCGCCCCATGCCCGAGGTGGCGGAAGCGGCGTCCGCTGCGCTCCCGGGAACCGGCCACCTGGCCGCAGCCGCGGTGCGGATCGGCGCCGAGAGCGGAGGCCGGGTGGCGGCTGCTTTCGCCACCCTCGCAGGTATCCAGACCGACCGCATCGAGCTCCAGCGCGAGGTGAGGGCGGCGGGCGCGGCCGCCCGGGCATCCGTCGCAGTCCTGACCGTGCTTCCCGTCGGCGGATTGCTGACCGCAGCCGCCACCGGGACGCTCTCGGACCTGATGTCGATGGGGAGTGTCGGTCCCGTCCTGGTCGGCCTCGGGGCCGTGCTCCTCATCGGCGGCGCTTCCGTGACCCTGATCCTGGGGAGGAAGCTGCCTTGACCCTTTTCACGATGATGTCTGTTGCCGTAGTGGTCTACGTCATGACCGCCGGCCGGTCGGTCGGCGTGCGCTCCATCGCCGCGACCGGCGCCGCCATCGGGCTGGCCAACCCCCTGGCCTGCGCCAGCCTCGGCCTCGTCTGGTACTCCCTCCGGCGGCGCCGTGCAATCCGTCGCGAGCGCCTGGCCCGCCGGCGAGCGGAAGGTGAGCTGGAGTTGCTCACGCACTCCATGCTGATCGGCCTGTCAGGTGGCCTGTCACCAGCCGGAGCGCTGGCGCTGGCCCGCGAGAGCCTCTCCTCGTCGCTGGGCCAGGAGGTCGACAGGATCCTCCGTCATGCCGTGAAGGCCGGCTTCACCCCGTCCCTGATGAGCGCGCGCGGCGTTGGCGGCCGGCTGTTCCGACAGGTGGGCGCCGCTCACCTGTCGGGTTCTCCTCTCGAGCTCGCCCTGACCGCACTGGCCGCCGAATACCGGGAGGCGGCCCGCTCCTCGGCTGTCGAGAAGGCTCGCCGTCTACCGGTGCGGATGGTGCTACCGCTCACCCTCCTGATGCTTCCCGGCCTGCTCATCCTGATGATCGGTCCGCTGGTGCTGCCCTCGCTGGCGCGGCTCCTCGACCCCTTCATGTCGTTCTGAAGATGTCACTTCCCCCCGGACCGGCCGGACGCCGGCAGACCCGCCACGGCGGGAGAAAGGAGACTCATCATGAGTTCAGTCATCAACATCGTCCGTCGGGCGACCCGGGCTGTCGGGGGCGAGGAAGGTCAGGCCACCGTCGAGTACACCCTGGTGGGAATGTGCGCGGCCGGCATGGCTTCGTTGCTCCTGAACTGGATCAACAGGACCAGCCTCATCGGCAAGTTCTTCGGCTCCGTGGCAAAGCACATCATCGGGCTGCTGGGCTGACACGAGAACGGGGCTCTTCCACAGTGGAGTTCGCCCTGGTCATCCCGCTGATCCTCCTGCTGGTCCTGGCGATCGCCGAGGTGACCGTGGTGGCGAGGACGGCGCTCCAACTGACAGCCGCCGGGCGGGAGGGGGCGAGGGTGGCGGCCACCTCGCCCGATCCCGCCCGCGCCATCGAGGCAACCCGCCGCGCGCTCGGCCCGGAGCTGGCGGGCCGGGCCCGGATCACGGTCCGACGCCCGCCGGTGGTGGGTCAGCCGGCCCGGGTCACCGTGGCCGTCGACCATGTGCTGCTGGCGGCGCTCGGCGGGCTGCGTATACCGCTCGAATCGACCGCCGAGATGCGGGTCGAGACGTGAGGTCATTCGAGGTCACGCGAATGAGTACGGACCGCGGCTCGGTGACCGTCCTCGCGGTCGGGGCGCTGGTGCTAGCCCTGGTGCTGGCGGCCGGCGTGACCGCGGTCGGTCAGGTGGCGATCGCCAGGAACCGGGTGACCGCCGCGGCGGAGGCGGGTGCCCTCGCCGCGGCGCCGGTCACCTTCCGGCCGTTCGGCGCCACCGGATCTGCAACGGATGAGGCGGCTCGGCTGGTCCGCGCCAACGGCGCCACGCTGCTCCGGTGTGACTGCCGGCCCGACAGGGGATACGACCCCAGGACGGTGGCGGTCACCGCCACGGTCACCGTGGACGTCCTGGGGATCCGGGAAGTGAGCATGGAAGCCACCGCGGTGGCCGAGTTCCGGCCGGTGGCCTTGCTGGTCGGACCGTAGGCCGGCGCCGCAGCCCGACGCTGCCCCCGGCGGGGCGACCTCGAGAGTTGCCCTATCTGCATGAGACTGATTATCATTATCTGATTACCTGAGGGTACGAGAGGGAGGGGAAGAGTCTTCATGCCCCGATGGCTGCGCGCTGTCTCAATGTTGCTAATGCTGACGGTAGCTTCAACAGCGTGTGGCACGGACGCAGAGGACTCTGCACCGAGTTCCACCTCGAGCCCGGCGGTAGCAGAAACGGTATCAGAACCAACCTCCACAGACCCGGCAGGCCGACTGGCGGTGGTGGCGACAACCACAATCCTCGGTGATGTGGTAGCGAATGTCGTTGGTGGGAATGCTGATGTCGAAGTGCTGCTGCCGCCGGGCGCCGACCCTCACGACTACCAGATTTCGTCCAGCCAGGCAGCCCTGCTCTATACCGCTGACCTGGTGGTTGCCAACGGCCTCGGCTTGGAGGAAGGCCTCATCGACGTGATCGAGGCAGCCGAAGAAGACGGAGTCAACGTTCTGGAGGTGGGTGACCTGCTCGACCCCCTGCCCTTTACCGGAGGTGGGGGCCATGGCCATGGCGAAGAGGACGACCACGCCCACGAAGAAGACGATGATCACGCCGACGAAGAGGACGACCACGCCCACGAAGAAGACGATGATCACGCCGACGAAGAGGACGACCACGCCCACGAAGAAGACGATGATCACGCCGACGAAGAGGACGACCACGCCCACGAAGAAGACGATGATCACGCCGACGAAGANNNNNNNNNNNNNNNNNNNNNNNNNNNNNNNNNNNNNNNNNNNNNNNNNNNNNNNNNNNNNNNNNNNNNNNNNNNNNNNNNNNNNNNNNNNNNNNNNNNNGAAGAAGACGATGATCACGCCGACGAAGAGGACGACCACGCCCACGAAGAAGACGGCGGACACGTCCACACCGGCGCGGATCCCCACTTCTGGCTCGATCCGCTGCGAGTCGCCAAAGCCGCTCTCCTGATCGCAGAGGCGCTTACGGAGATCGACCCGTCGGGTGACTGGATGTCCCGGGCGGAGGCCTACGCAGCCACCCTGACCGAACTGGACGCCGAGATCCAGGACATCCTTGCCCCGATCCCACACGAGAACCGCGTGCTGATCACGAACCACGACTCGCTCGGCTACTTCGCTGATCGTTACGAGTTCGAGGTCATCGGCGTGGTCATTCCGGGCGGCTCAACACTGGCCGATCCCAGTTCGGCAGAGCTCGCCGCGTTGGTCGAGGAGATCGTGGAAGAAGGCGTGAAGGTGATTTTCGCCGAGACCATCGATTCCACCGCCCTGGCGGAGGCGGTTGCGGCCGAGGCCGGCACCGACGTGGCAGTTGTCACGCTCCACACCGGATCTTTGGGTGAGCCGGGAACGGAGACCGACAACGTCGTCGGAATGCTCAGAAGCAACGCCATGAGGATCGCCGACGCGCTCTCTTAAGAGGGTGCTACAGCTCGGCGCCGCTTGCGGTGCGCGGCGCCGAGAAGGACTCTGAGAGTTCGCCGGTGGCAACCGCCTGACTCGAGATCTGCCGGCTACCTCGCGACCCTTTCCGTTAGGGGTAACCTCCCAGCACTCCTGCAACACTGCAGGCAACCGTCACAGCCTCCCACAGAGCAAGGGTCTGATACCCCATGGAATGGTTTACCGAACCCTTCGCGTTCGCCTTCCAGCAGCGGGCGATGCTGGGTGGCGCGCTGGCCGCCATCGCCGGCGCCGTGGTCGGGACCTGGGTGGTGATTCGGGGTATGAGCTTCCTGGGTGACGCCCTGATCCACGGGGTGATACCGGGGATCACGCTGGCCATCCTCCTCGACTTCAACGTGTTCATAGGAGCGGGGATGGCGGCGGTGGTCATGATCGCCGGGATCAACCTGGTCCACCGCCAGACCGTTTTCTCCGAGGACACCGGTATCGGGCTGCTGTTCGTGGGAATGCTGGGTCTGGGGGTCATCTTCATCTCCCGGTCTCCTTCCTACAGCGGCGGGATCACGGCGATCCTCTTCGGCGACACGCTGGGGGTCCAGGCGTCGGATATCCAGGTCCTGGCGGTGGTGACGGCCGTAGTGGTCCTGGTCTCGCTCATCCTCTACCGACCTTTTCTCGTGCTGTCCTTCAACGAGACCAAGGCCAGCCTGCTGGGGCTACGCCCTTCTCTCACCAACGCCGCCCTGCTGACGTTGATCACCCTCTCCATAGTCGGCTCGTACCGGACTGTCGGAACCTTGCTGGCATTCGGCCTGCTGGTCGGGCCTCCTGCAACGGCCGCTCTCCTGGTGCGGCGGGTTCCCTCCATGATGGTCATGAGCGCGGTTATAGGGGTTTTCAGCGTCGCCGCCGGACTGGTGGTCAGTTACCACGCGAACACTTCGGGGTCGGCAACCATGGCAGTCCTCCCGGTGGTGCTGTTCTTTCTGGTACTGGCCGTCACCAACCTCCGGGAGAAAGTTGCGTCAACGGCAAAGGATGCGCGCGGTGACAGCCAGACCGGTGTCTGCTAGCCTTGGTGCCTCGTAATCTCAGTCGGATTCCGTCCGGATGGTAACGGTCGGGCCCGGCGGGGAGCCGTCAGCACGAAAGGAGCCCGGATGGGTGGGCACGACACGCACGAGTGCGATACGCATGAGCACCACGGCGATGAGGAAGGCCACGTTCACGACTCGCACGAGTGCGATGACCACGAGCACCATGCCAATGAGCATGAGCATGATGACCACGAGTGCGATACGCATGAGCACCACGGCGATGAGGAAGGCCACGTTCACGATCCACACGAGTGCGACGGCCACGAGCACCACGGCCACTGAGTAACGAGCGACCGCTGGGATCGGAGCGGTAATACGTCCGGTCGCACGGTTACTCGAAGAAAGCCGAAGGATTCAACTCCTCCGGCTTTTCGCGTCCGGGACCTACCCGACGGCGTTGAGGGCGGCCCTCAGGAGTCTGCGTGCTCCGCCTTTGGAGAGGGGCTCGTTGAAGTTGCCGCACTTGGGCGACTGGACGCACGAAGGGCACCCGGAGATGCACCGGCACCGAGCGAGTGCCGCCACCGTGGCCATGACCAATTCCTCGCCCGCCGGGTACGCCACCGGAGCGATGCCGGAGCCACCCCGGTAGCCCTCATGGATGAAGATGGTGGCCTCTCCCGTCTGCGGGTGGTGCGTGACGGAGAGGCCACCTATATCGGAACGATCGCAGATCGCGAACAGCGGGAGCATGGCGATCATGGTGTGTTCCGCGGCGTGAAGCGACCCGGGTGCCTCCCGCCGGTCGATACCGGCCCGATCCATGACCGAGGCGGGCACGGTGAACCAGAAGGCGTCGGTCTCTATCTGCGTCGGGGGCAGTTCCAGGGGGATGGTTCGCCGGTCGTTGCCTCTATCTCTCATCCGATACTTGCGGCGGTAGCCCAGCACATGGGCCGACACCCGCACCGGGCCGAGGAAACTGCCCATCGCCCCCACCCGACCCTGCTCGGAGACCCCTAGCACGTCGAGAGCTTTCTGGACGTGCGGCTCTGTGTAGTAATCCACGCGGGCGCTCCGGGCGCGGACCTCCAGCCCGGCCACGTCCAGCTCCTCCACCAGGTAGGTGCGGCCCTGGTGCAGGTAGACGGCGCCCTCATGTGCGTCCGAGAAGGCCCGGTCCCAGTCCACCTCACCGATCACCCGGCGGGAATCGACGTCGTAGATGGAGAACGAGCGGGCGTCGGATGACCGGATGCTCCTTCCGTGGGCGGGCGACCGGCGGCCCGCCCAGAGCAGCCGGCGGTCCTCGACTCGCAGTTCGCCTTCTCCGACCAAGCGGGCCCCCGACTCCCATAGATCATCTCCGAAGACGGGCCGGTCACGCCAGCCGAGAGGTAGCTCGTGGGCAGCGCAACTCAGGTGATAGTCCATGACGTTGGGGTTGGTCGGGTTGACGACCGCGGCTTCGGGCGTCCGGCCGAAGAGCTCGTCCGGATGGTGGACGAAATACTGGTCCAGGGCGTCCTCTCCGGCCACCAGGACGACCAGCGCCATGTCCTGTTCCCGGCCGGCCCGGCCGGCCTGCTGCCGGAACGAGGAAATGGTGCCGGGGAACGTGCACAGCAAGGCCGCGTCCAAGCCCCCGATGTCGACGCCCAGCTCGAGGGCATTGGTGGCGGAGATGCCGACCAGTTCTCGCGAGAAGAGCCGGGCCTCGATGTCCCGCCGGTCCCGGGCCGTGTAGCCGGCACGATACGGAGAAATCCGGTCGGCGTCGGCGCCCAGGCGGCGGGCGGCGTTGACATGGATCAGCTCGGTGGCGCGCCGGCTGCGACCGAAGGCGATCGTATGGATACCGCGGCGCACCAGGTCGACGTACAGATCGGTCGTCTCTGCGATCGAGGATCGGCGGCCGGCGGACTCCTCCTTGAGCGGCGGGTTCCATATCGCCACCATCCGTTCACCGGTAGCGGAGTCGTCGCTGTCCACCAGCGAAACGTCCAGGCCGCACAGGCGCTCGGCCAGATCCACCGGGTTGCCGATGGTGGCGGAGGTAAGCACGAAGGTGGGATCGGCGCCGTAGTGGGCGGCCAGACGGCGCAGGCGCCGGATGATGTTGGCTGTGTGGCTACCGAACATCCCCCGCAGGTAGTGCATCTCGTCGATCACGACGTGACCCAGGCGGGACAGGAAGTCCTTCCACAGGCCGTGGTTGGGGAGGATCCCGTAGTGCAGCATGTCCGGGTTGGTCAGGATGACGTTGGCGCGCCTCCGGACCCGGGAACGCTGCTCGCGTGGAAGATCGCCGTCGTACGCGGATACCTTCATCTGCGGGAGGCTCAAGGCCTGGATGGAACCGAGCTGGTCCTGGGCCAGTGCCTTGGTCGGGAAGATGAGCAGGGCGGTGCTGGTCCCAACCTCGAGCATTCGTTCGGCAATCGGTGCCTGGTAGCACAGCGTCTTACCCGATGCGGTGCCGGAGACCACCACCGTGTGGGTCCCGGCCCTGATCGAGCGGATCGCCCGGGCCTGGTGGCCGTATAGACGCCCGATGCCCTTGCCGGCGAGCCGCTCGGATAGGGTCGGATCGAGAGG
It encodes the following:
- a CDS encoding metal ABC transporter substrate-binding protein; this encodes EEDDDHADEEDDHAHEEDGGHVHTGADPHFWLDPLRVAKAALLIAEALTEIDPSGDWMSRAEAYAATLTELDAEIQDILAPIPHENRVLITNHDSLGYFADRYEFEVIGVVIPGGSTLADPSSAELAALVEEIVEEGVKVIFAETIDSTALAEAVAAEAGTDVAVVTLHTGSLGEPGTETDNVVGMLRSNAMRIADALS
- a CDS encoding DEAD/DEAH box helicase, coding for MASTDFRDLVSGWEKSERFPGDLVHARIFPARPARFEDLDPPLDPTLSERLAGKGIGRLYGHQARAIRSIRAGTHTVVVSGTASGKTLCYQAPIAERMLEVGTSTALLIFPTKALAQDQLGSIQALSLPQMKVSAYDGDLPREQRSRVRRRANVILTNPDMLHYGILPNHGLWKDFLSRLGHVVIDEMHYLRGMFGSHTANIIRRLRRLAAHYGADPTFVLTSATIGNPVDLAERLCGLDVSLVDSDDSATGERMVAIWNPPLKEESAGRRSSIAETTDLYVDLVRRGIHTIAFGRSRRATELIHVNAARRLGADADRISPYRAGYTARDRRDIEARLFSRELVGISATNALELGVDIGGLDAALLCTFPGTISSFRQQAGRAGREQDMALVVLVAGEDALDQYFVHHPDELFGRTPEAAVVNPTNPNVMDYHLSCAAHELPLGWRDRPVFGDDLWESGARLVGEGELRVEDRRLLWAGRRSPAHGRSIRSSDARSFSIYDVDSRRVIGEVDWDRAFSDAHEGAVYLHQGRTYLVEELDVAGLEVRARSARVDYYTEPHVQKALDVLGVSEQGRVGAMGSFLGPVRVSAHVLGYRRKYRMRDRGNDRRTIPLELPPTQIETDAFWFTVPASVMDRAGIDRREAPGSLHAAEHTMIAMLPLFAICDRSDIGGLSVTHHPQTGEATIFIHEGYRGGSGIAPVAYPAGEELVMATVAALARCRCISGCPSCVQSPKCGNFNEPLSKGGARRLLRAALNAVG
- a CDS encoding metal ABC transporter permease, producing the protein MEWFTEPFAFAFQQRAMLGGALAAIAGAVVGTWVVIRGMSFLGDALIHGVIPGITLAILLDFNVFIGAGMAAVVMIAGINLVHRQTVFSEDTGIGLLFVGMLGLGVIFISRSPSYSGGITAILFGDTLGVQASDIQVLAVVTAVVVLVSLILYRPFLVLSFNETKASLLGLRPSLTNAALLTLITLSIVGSYRTVGTLLAFGLLVGPPATAALLVRRVPSMMVMSAVIGVFSVAAGLVVSYHANTSGSATMAVLPVVLFFLVLAVTNLREKVASTAKDARGDSQTGVC